One segment of Salvia splendens isolate huo1 chromosome 20, SspV2, whole genome shotgun sequence DNA contains the following:
- the LOC121780731 gene encoding 3-oxoacyl-[acyl-carrier-protein] synthase I, chloroplastic-like, whose protein sequence is MGGPTVSAPKRETDPKKRVVITGMGLVSVFGSDIDTFYDKLLDGVSGITPIDRFDASEYSVRFAGQIRDFSSTGYIDGKNDRRLDDCWRYCLVAGRRALDDASLAKPVLDTMDKTRIGVLVGSGMGGITAFSSGVEALVQKGYKKITPFFIPYSITNMGSALLAIDTGLMGPNYSISTACATANYCFFSAANHIRRGDADIMVAGGTEAAVTSTGVGGFIACRALSQRNADPQKASRPWDKNRDGFVIGEGAGVLVMESLEHALKRGANIIAEYLGGAVTCDAHHMTDPRADGLGVSTCIAKSLEDAGVSPEEVNYINAHATSTLAGDLAEVNAIKKVFKDTSEIKMNGTKSMTGHGLGAAGGLEAIATIKAINTGWLHPTLNQNDLEGDVTIDTVPNVKKRHQVNVAISNSFGFGGHNSVVVFAPYNP, encoded by the exons ATGGGTGGTCCAACAGTTTCAGCCCCAAAGAGGGAAACAGATCCTAAAAAGAGGGTTGTGATAACAGGAATGGGTCTTGTTTCGGTTTTTGGCAGCGATATAGACACATTCTATGACAAGCTCCTTGATGGAGTAAGTGGCATCACTCCCATAGACAGATTTGATGCTTCAGAATACTCTGTGAGGTTTGCAGGGCAGATACGTGATTTCTCTTCCACGGGCTACATTGATGGCAAGAACGATCGCCGCCTCGATGACTGCTGGAGATACTGCTTGGTTGCTGGAAGAAGAGCCCTTGATGATGCTTCCCTTGCCAAACCAGTTCTTGACACT ATGGACAAGACGCGTATAGGTGTGCTGGTTGGCTCGGGGATGGGAGGCATCACAGCTTTCAGCAGTGGAGTGGAGGCCTTGGTGCAGAAGGGATACAAGAAAATAACACCATTCTTCATTCCTTATTCGATCACGAACATGGGTTCTGCATTGTTGGCTATCGACACTGGCCTAATGGGGCCAAACTACTCGATCTCAACTGCTTGTGCAACGGCAAACTACTGCTTCTTCTCTGCAGCAAACCATATCAGAAGAGGTGATGCTGATATCATGGTGGCCGGGGGCACAGAGGCTGCGGTCACTTCTACTGGAGTGGGAGGCTTCATAGCCTGCAGAGCCTTGTCTCAGAGAAACGCCGACCCTCAGAAGGCCTCCAGGCCGTGGGACAAGAACCGGGATGGTTTTGTCATTGGTGAAGGTGCCGGTGTGCTGGTTATGGAGAGCTTGGAGCACGCATTGAAACGGGGAGCCAACATCATTGCTGAGTACTTGGGAGGTGCCGTCACCTGCGACGCTCATCACATGACTGATCCTCGTGCAGATGGGCTCGGAGTCTCGACCTGCATAGCCAAGAGTTTGGAGGATGCAGGGGTGTCCCCTGAAGAG GTAAACTATATCAATGCTCATGCAACATCAACACTTGCTGGAGATTTAGCTGAGGTTAATGCAATCAAGAAGGTGTTCAAAGATACATCAGAGATAAAGATGAATGGTACCAAG TCGATGACCGGGCATGGCCTTGGAGCTGCCGGTGGACTAGAAGCAATTGCGACGATTAAAGCAATCAACACTGGCTGGTTACATCCAACACTCAACCAAAAT GACTTGGAAGGTGATGTCACGATCGACACGGTCCCCAATGTGAAGAAACGACACCAAGTTAACGTTG CAATATCTAACTCATTTGGCTTCGGTGGGCACAACTCCGTGGTCGTGTTTGCTCCATACAACCCTTGA
- the LOC121781036 gene encoding SUN domain-containing protein 5-like isoform X2 — translation MKKPRNVDPTKPNHKSSRNRAHKLDCDRKTAKRSFYDLSIPLFFSFWCGVVLLHAKFGITRGNEETGYENGVVMEQDVSVIVEDFPVHPNVEDLISGASELEELLSIVLGYDSFTCQLEPHQEVGKIVPEEAQNGRIHLTYPNLDEFKYISSKGKIGSPRQHVNITHRLEPDGTPYNYALAIKGAKVVSHNKEAKGANNILDKDDDKYLRNPCSVGGKYFIVELADETLVDAVNIANFEHHSSNFKDIELYGSLNYPTEEWDTLGSFVAANSKHVQCFKLPVPKWVRYLKVNLLSHYGSDFYCTLSVVEVFGVDAIEQMLEDFIIPDSSANGVSNRNLTALPSAVPEQSSNASATGDVAHTVVEPDEGQHLIVDIPKKPVSGSGSADLLHKARQLPHSRVHADAALKVLLQKVRSLESNLSVLEDYIKELNRRRVDYLPELEKELNKFSTLLEKTKLEMKGLLEWKEIMEKGILELESWRTLVSTQMGILVNQNNILRLDVEKLVQDQVSLESKELAILTVGFCFALKMILERLTKQFHAPAAGQSNGGWILVVLFCSMTMLIPLLYG, via the exons ATGAAGAAACCTCGCAACGTTGATCCGACGAAACCCAACCACAAATCCTCCAGAAATAGGGCTCACAAACTTGATTGCGACAGAAAAACCGCCAAGAGAAGCTTCTACGACCTCTCCATCcctctcttcttctccttctgGTGTGGAGTTGTCTTATTGCATGCTAAATTTGGCATCACTCGCGGAAATGAAG AAACTGGATATGAGAATGGAGTGGTGATGGAGCAAGATGTGTCTGTGATTGTTGAGGATTTCCCGGTTCATCCAAATGTGGAAGACTTGATCAGTGGGGCTAGTGAGCTAGAAGAGCTCTTGTCCATTGTGCTAGGTTATGATTCCTTCACCTGCCAACTCGAACCACACCAAGAGGTCGGGAAAATCGTGCCTGAAGAAGCACAGAATGGGAGGATTCACTTGACCTACCCGAATCTCGATGAGTTCAAGTACATCTCCTCCAAAGGAAAGATTGGTTCTCCTCGCCAGCATGTCAACATCACCCACCGCCTTGAGCCCGATGGGACTCCCTACAACTATGCCTTGGCTATAAAGGGGGCGAAAGTGGTTTCTCATAACAAGGAGGCGAAGGGAGCCAACAACATACTGGACAAGGACGACGACAAGTATCTGAGGAACCCCTGCTCGGTCGGGGGAAAGTATTTCATCGTTGAGCTTGCTGACGAGACTCTGGTTGATGCTGTAAATATAGCAAATTTTGAGCACCACTCATCCAATTTCAAGGATATAGAGCTGTATGGGAGCTTGAATTACCCGACTGAGGAGTGGGACACGCTGGGGTCGTTCGTTGCTGCAAACTCTAAGCATGTTCAGTGTTTCAAGCTGCCGGTGCCAAAATGGGTTCGGTATTTGAAAGTCAACTTGTTGAGTCATTATGGCTCTGATTTCTACTGCACACTTAGTGTAGTGGAGGTTTTTGGAGTTGATGCTATTGAACAAATGCTTGAGGATTTTATCATTCCTGACTCTTCTGCTAATGGAGTGTCGAATCGCAATTTGACTGCACTGCCTTCGGCGGTACCAGAACAGAGCTCCAACGCCTCTGCAACCGGTGATGTTGCTCATACTGTTGTGGAGCCTGACGAGGGGCAGCATCTCATTGTTGATATTCCGAAGAAACCGGTTTCTGGAAGCGGCTCGGCTGATCTTCTGCACAAGGCTAGGCAGCTCCCTCATAGCAGAGTGCACGCGGATGCTGCCCTTAAGGTCCTGTTGCAGAAGGTCCGATCACTCGAGTCGAACCTGTCGGTGCTGGAGGACTACATCAAAGAACTTAACAGGAGAAGGGTGGATTATCTGCCTGAGCTCGAAAAGGAGCTAAATAAGTTCTCTACTCTTCTGGAGAAGACAAAACTGGAGATGAAAGGCCTCTTGGAGTGGAAGGAGATTATG GAAAAAGGAATCCTTGAGCTGGAGTCGTGGAGAACCCTCGTCTCGACACAAATGGGAATCTTGGTCAATCAAAACAACATTCTGag ATTGGATGTTGAGAAGTTGGTGCAAGATCAAGTGAGTTTGGAGAGCAAAGAGCTAGCCATTTTGACGGTGGGCTTTTGCTTCGCGCTCAAGATGATTCTCGAGAGGCTAACGAAGCAGTTTCACGCCCCAGCAGCTGGCCAGTCGAATGGAGGTTGGATTTTAGTTGTCTTGTTCTGTAGTATGACTATGCTTATTCCTCTACTCTACGGTTAG
- the LOC121781036 gene encoding SUN domain-containing protein 5-like isoform X1, which translates to MKKPRNVDPTKPNHKSSRNRAHKLDCDRKTAKRSFYDLSIPLFFSFWCGVVLLHAKFGITRGNEGDLLACGGMCLDEKLRNNSVHVSETGYENGVVMEQDVSVIVEDFPVHPNVEDLISGASELEELLSIVLGYDSFTCQLEPHQEVGKIVPEEAQNGRIHLTYPNLDEFKYISSKGKIGSPRQHVNITHRLEPDGTPYNYALAIKGAKVVSHNKEAKGANNILDKDDDKYLRNPCSVGGKYFIVELADETLVDAVNIANFEHHSSNFKDIELYGSLNYPTEEWDTLGSFVAANSKHVQCFKLPVPKWVRYLKVNLLSHYGSDFYCTLSVVEVFGVDAIEQMLEDFIIPDSSANGVSNRNLTALPSAVPEQSSNASATGDVAHTVVEPDEGQHLIVDIPKKPVSGSGSADLLHKARQLPHSRVHADAALKVLLQKVRSLESNLSVLEDYIKELNRRRVDYLPELEKELNKFSTLLEKTKLEMKGLLEWKEIMEKGILELESWRTLVSTQMGILVNQNNILRLDVEKLVQDQVSLESKELAILTVGFCFALKMILERLTKQFHAPAAGQSNGGWILVVLFCSMTMLIPLLYG; encoded by the exons ATGAAGAAACCTCGCAACGTTGATCCGACGAAACCCAACCACAAATCCTCCAGAAATAGGGCTCACAAACTTGATTGCGACAGAAAAACCGCCAAGAGAAGCTTCTACGACCTCTCCATCcctctcttcttctccttctgGTGTGGAGTTGTCTTATTGCATGCTAAATTTGGCATCACTCGCGGAAATGAAG GTGATTTGCTTGCGTGTGGGGGCATGTGTCTCGATGAGAAGTTGCGTAACAATAGTGTTCATGTTTCAGAAACTGGATATGAGAATGGAGTGGTGATGGAGCAAGATGTGTCTGTGATTGTTGAGGATTTCCCGGTTCATCCAAATGTGGAAGACTTGATCAGTGGGGCTAGTGAGCTAGAAGAGCTCTTGTCCATTGTGCTAGGTTATGATTCCTTCACCTGCCAACTCGAACCACACCAAGAGGTCGGGAAAATCGTGCCTGAAGAAGCACAGAATGGGAGGATTCACTTGACCTACCCGAATCTCGATGAGTTCAAGTACATCTCCTCCAAAGGAAAGATTGGTTCTCCTCGCCAGCATGTCAACATCACCCACCGCCTTGAGCCCGATGGGACTCCCTACAACTATGCCTTGGCTATAAAGGGGGCGAAAGTGGTTTCTCATAACAAGGAGGCGAAGGGAGCCAACAACATACTGGACAAGGACGACGACAAGTATCTGAGGAACCCCTGCTCGGTCGGGGGAAAGTATTTCATCGTTGAGCTTGCTGACGAGACTCTGGTTGATGCTGTAAATATAGCAAATTTTGAGCACCACTCATCCAATTTCAAGGATATAGAGCTGTATGGGAGCTTGAATTACCCGACTGAGGAGTGGGACACGCTGGGGTCGTTCGTTGCTGCAAACTCTAAGCATGTTCAGTGTTTCAAGCTGCCGGTGCCAAAATGGGTTCGGTATTTGAAAGTCAACTTGTTGAGTCATTATGGCTCTGATTTCTACTGCACACTTAGTGTAGTGGAGGTTTTTGGAGTTGATGCTATTGAACAAATGCTTGAGGATTTTATCATTCCTGACTCTTCTGCTAATGGAGTGTCGAATCGCAATTTGACTGCACTGCCTTCGGCGGTACCAGAACAGAGCTCCAACGCCTCTGCAACCGGTGATGTTGCTCATACTGTTGTGGAGCCTGACGAGGGGCAGCATCTCATTGTTGATATTCCGAAGAAACCGGTTTCTGGAAGCGGCTCGGCTGATCTTCTGCACAAGGCTAGGCAGCTCCCTCATAGCAGAGTGCACGCGGATGCTGCCCTTAAGGTCCTGTTGCAGAAGGTCCGATCACTCGAGTCGAACCTGTCGGTGCTGGAGGACTACATCAAAGAACTTAACAGGAGAAGGGTGGATTATCTGCCTGAGCTCGAAAAGGAGCTAAATAAGTTCTCTACTCTTCTGGAGAAGACAAAACTGGAGATGAAAGGCCTCTTGGAGTGGAAGGAGATTATG GAAAAAGGAATCCTTGAGCTGGAGTCGTGGAGAACCCTCGTCTCGACACAAATGGGAATCTTGGTCAATCAAAACAACATTCTGag ATTGGATGTTGAGAAGTTGGTGCAAGATCAAGTGAGTTTGGAGAGCAAAGAGCTAGCCATTTTGACGGTGGGCTTTTGCTTCGCGCTCAAGATGATTCTCGAGAGGCTAACGAAGCAGTTTCACGCCCCAGCAGCTGGCCAGTCGAATGGAGGTTGGATTTTAGTTGTCTTGTTCTGTAGTATGACTATGCTTATTCCTCTACTCTACGGTTAG
- the LOC121781693 gene encoding leucine-rich repeat extensin-like protein 3 produces the protein MDPQSSRPSLPPLLIPPYYPPPPPPPPPPPTPLVPRPPMPPLPIQNPTTTSPPPPAPLVPRPPMPPLPIQNPTTASPPPPAPLVPRPPMPPLPIQNPTTTSPPPPAPLVPRPPMPPLPIQNPTTTSPPPPAPLVPRPPMPPLPIQNPTTTSPPPPPPSPPPLSPLELREKILKQIEYYFSDENLLRDDFLKMRMDENGWVPVQVVVNFRLMTAITRDIPLILFTMRGYSQIVEVKGKKLRRRDTWHLWLSFWDNGKFISRNKETKLYFI, from the exons ATGGATCCTCAATCATCAAGGCCGTCGCTACCACCGCTTCTCATCCCTCCCTactatccaccaccaccaccaccaccaccaccaccgccgacTCCTCTAGTTCCTCGGCCACCAATGCCGCCTTTACCTATACAAAACCCTACTACAACATCACCTCCACCGCCGGCTCCACTAGTTCCTCGGCCACCAATGCCGCCTTTACCTATACAAAACCCTACTACAGCATCACCTCCACCGCCGGCTCCACTAGTTCCTCGGCCACCAATGCCGCCTTTACCTATACAAAACCCTACTACAACATCACCTCCACCGCCGGCTCCACTAGTTCCTCGGCCACCAATGCCGCCTTTACCTATACAAAACCCTACTACAACATCACCTCCACCGCCGGCTCCACTAGTTCCTCGGCCACCAATGCCGCCTTTACCTATACAAAACCCTACTACaacatcgcctccgcctccgcctccatcTCCTCCTCCGCTATCCCCACTCGAATTGAGGGAAAAGATTCTCAAACAAATCGAATACTATTTcag TGATGAGAATCTTCTAAGAGATGATTTCTTGAAAATGAGGATGGACGAGAATGGATGGGTTCCGGTTCAAGTGGTCGTGAATTTTCGACTA ATGACTGCAATAACAAGGGATATTCCACTTATTCTCTTCACCATGAGAGGATATTCACAAATCGTGGAAGTGAAG GGAAAGAAATTGAGGCGACGTGATACTTGGCACTTGTGGTTAAGTTTTTGGGACAATGGCAAATTCATCTCTAGAAATAAAGAAACTAAATTGTATTTTATCTAA
- the LOC121781292 gene encoding F-box protein SKIP8-like, producing the protein MDFSVFGADYSSFLIALVATISCLVVASAVIFQRVRLGLGRSNPSEEWEIGGGEMTARMIGGVSENGGEKAGERQSGASMMEQLVPEITTHALSYLDYPSLCRLSMTNSLMRRAANDDNAWKALYHKDFTLEQDNVTPPNGWKAYYAATRAVVTVNVEFFRIIRERLLQAMRQFWLHADYIKCFHATGESFSGYNAVIGSWQLAFNWENVADFRIQDVRVRVMPSMAWVTMKAYLDIGAGPFHVTNIYELHDGRWYMVHHHCSALLMHGGGGHGQQLVHV; encoded by the exons ATGGATTTTTCGGTTTTCGGGGCCGATTATTCGTCGTTTTTGATAGCCCTAGTAGCAACTATTTCCTGTTTGGTTGTCGCGAGCGCTGTGATTTTCCAGAGAGTGAGGTTAGGGCTGGGTCGTTCCAATCCGAGTGAGGAGTGGGAAATCGGTGGTGGGGAAATGACTGCGCGGATGATTGGAGGTGTGAGTGAGAATGGTGGGGAGAAGGCGGGTGAGAGACAGTCGGGGGCGTCGATGATGGAGCAACTGGTGCCGGAGATCACCACGCATGCCTTGAGTTACTTGGATTATCCGAGCCTCTGCCGCCTCTCCATGACGAATTCACTCATGCGGAGAGCTGCCAATGATGACAATGCGTGGAAGGCGCTCTACCATAAG GATTTTACTTTGGAGCAAGACAATGTAACCCCACCTAATGGGTGGAAAGCATATTACGCTGCTACAAGAGCTGTCGTTACTGTAAATGTTGAATTTTTTAGGATTATCAGGGAAAGATTGCTTCAAGCTATGCGTCAGTTTTGGCTTCATGCTGATTACATCAAGTGTTTTCATGCAACTGGGGAGTCTTTTAGTGG TTATAATGCAGTGATTGGGAGCTGGCAGCTAGCATTTAACTGGGAGAATGTGGCTGATTTCCGGATACAAGATGTTAGGGTTCGTGTAATGCCAAGTATGGCTTGGGTGACTATGAAAGCTTATCTTGACATTGGAGCTGGTCCGTTCCATGTGACAAATATATATGAGTTGCATGATGGGAGATGGTACATGGTGCACCATCACTGCTCGGCGTTGCTGATGCACGGAGGAGGTGGGCATGGGCAACAACTTGTGCATGTGTAA